The proteins below come from a single Eucalyptus grandis isolate ANBG69807.140 chromosome 3, ASM1654582v1, whole genome shotgun sequence genomic window:
- the LOC104438398 gene encoding LOW QUALITY PROTEIN: protein ENHANCED DISEASE RESISTANCE 2-like (The sequence of the model RefSeq protein was modified relative to this genomic sequence to represent the inferred CDS: inserted 1 base in 1 codon), with the protein MCTTKHRRRSSDPGRSSRSASPTPTPXWIADSIRGGPLPRVDLHSGANGWASPPGDAFSLRSKTYLRNRLKSPPGDYLLSPAGMDWLRSPARLDNVLARPDNRVAQALRRAQAAGRSVKSFIFAVNLQVPGKDPHSAVFYFAAEEPLPPGSLLYRFVNEDDGFRNSRFKIVNRIVKGPWIVKKAVGNYSACLLGKALTCNYYRGDNYFEIDVDIASSKIASAILHLALGYVTSVTIDMGFVVEAQAEEELPEKLIGAVRVCQMEMSSAHVVDAPYPPPQQQPRGHGLARVNHHTSENDEDDDEDDD; encoded by the exons atgtgcaCCACCAAGCACcgccgccggagctccgacccCGGCCGCTCCTCCAGATCCGCCTCCCCGACCCCCACTC CCTGGATCGCCGACTCCATCCGCGGCGGTCCCCTCCCCCGCGTCGACCTCCACTCCGGCGCCAACGGCTGGGCCTCCCCTCCCGGCGACGCCTTCTCCCTCCGCTCCAAGACCTACCTCCGCAACCGCCTCAAGTCCCCCCCCGGCGACTACCTCCTCTCCCCCGCCGGCATGGACTGGCTCCGCTCCCCGGCCCGGCTCGACAACGTCCTCGCCCGCCCCGACAACCGCGTCGCCCAGGCCCTCCGCCGCGCCCAGGCCGCCGGCCGCTCCGTCAAGTCCTTCATCTTCGCCGTCAACCTCCAGGTCCCCGGGAAGGACCCCCACAGCGCCGTCTTCTACTTCGCCGCCGAGGAGCCCCTCCCCCCCGGCTCCCTCCTCTACCGGTTCGTCAACGAGGACGACGGCTTCCGCAACAGCCGGTTCAAGATCGTGAACCGGATCGTCAAGGGCCCCTGGATCGTCAAGAAGGCCGTCGGCAACTACAGCGCGTGCCTCCTGGGCAAGGCGTTGACCTGCAACTACTACCGGGGCGACAACTACTTCGAGATCGACGTCGACATCGCGAGCTCCAAGATCGCCAGCGCCATCCTGCACCTCGCATTGGGGTACGTGACGAGCGTGACCATCGACATGGGGTTCGTGGTGGAGGCCCAGGCCGAGGAGGAGCTGCCGGAGAAGCTGATCGGCGCCGTCAGGGTGTGCCAGATGGAAATGTCGTCGGCGCACGTGGTGGACGCCCCATACccgccgccgcagcagcagcCGCGCGGGCACGGCTTAGCTAGGGTGAACCACCATACCTCcgaaaacgacgaggacgacgacgaAGACGACGATTGA
- the LOC120291499 gene encoding aspartate--tRNA ligase 2, cytoplasmic-like isoform X2 translates to MLKDAGIDIYPLEDLNMEEEMNLGQLVREKYGTEFYILHRHPWLISHSTPCHAMMILPTVIHSMLILEARGSYQELSVSIILKCSLRVRRYVELTWGPIENTLMFSALMIQTRDVVMVISCGAAAPPHGGFRAALEDVVMSFLGIDEDTYVKATSIAP, encoded by the exons ATGCTCAAG GATGCTGGCATCGATATTTATCCTCTCGAAGACTTGAACATGGAAGAAGAGATGAATTTGGGTCAGCTGGTTCGAGAAAA GTATGGCACCGAGTTTTATATACTTCACCGTCATCCTTGGTTAATAAGCCACTCCACACCATGCCATGCTATGATGATCCTGCCTACAGTAATTCATTCCATGCTTATATTAGAG GCAAGAGGATCATATCAGGAGCTCAGCGTATCGATAATTTTGAAATGCTCATTGCGCGTGCGCAGATATGTGGAATTGACATGGGGGCCAATCGAGAATACTTTGATGTTTTCAG CCTTGATGATCCAAACTCGGGACGTTGTAATGGTGATTTCGTGCGGGGCTGCTGCGCCGCCACATGGGGGCTTCCGAGCGGCACTGGAGGATGTAGTTATGAGCTTCTTGGGTATCGATGAAGACACCTATGTAAAAGCAACAAGTATAGCCCCTTGA
- the LOC120291499 gene encoding aspartate--tRNA ligase 2, cytoplasmic-like isoform X1, with protein sequence MNKLAVNLHACICSKFFPCFSDIAMLVQDAGIDIYPLEDLNMEEEMNLGQLVREKYGTEFYILHRHPWLISHSTPCHAMMILPTVIHSMLILEARGSYQELSVSIILKCSLRVRRYVELTWGPIENTLMFSALMIQTRDVVMVISCGAAAPPHGGFRAALEDVVMSFLGIDEDTYVKATSIAP encoded by the exons ATGAATAAATTGGCCGTGAACCTACATGCTTGCATATGCTCTAAATTTTTCCCGTGCTTCTCTGACATTGCTATGCTTGTACAGGATGCTGGCATCGATATTTATCCTCTCGAAGACTTGAACATGGAAGAAGAGATGAATTTGGGTCAGCTGGTTCGAGAAAA GTATGGCACCGAGTTTTATATACTTCACCGTCATCCTTGGTTAATAAGCCACTCCACACCATGCCATGCTATGATGATCCTGCCTACAGTAATTCATTCCATGCTTATATTAGAG GCAAGAGGATCATATCAGGAGCTCAGCGTATCGATAATTTTGAAATGCTCATTGCGCGTGCGCAGATATGTGGAATTGACATGGGGGCCAATCGAGAATACTTTGATGTTTTCAG CCTTGATGATCCAAACTCGGGACGTTGTAATGGTGATTTCGTGCGGGGCTGCTGCGCCGCCACATGGGGGCTTCCGAGCGGCACTGGAGGATGTAGTTATGAGCTTCTTGGGTATCGATGAAGACACCTATGTAAAAGCAACAAGTATAGCCCCTTGA
- the LOC120291499 gene encoding uncharacterized protein LOC120291499 isoform X3 → MNKLAVNLHACICSKFFPCFSDIAMLVQDAGIDIYPLEDLNMEEEMNLGQLVREKYGTEFYILHRHPWLISHSTPCHAMMILPTVIHSMLILEARGSYQELSVSIILKCSLRVRRYVELTWGPIENTLMFSGLLRRHMGASERHWRM, encoded by the exons ATGAATAAATTGGCCGTGAACCTACATGCTTGCATATGCTCTAAATTTTTCCCGTGCTTCTCTGACATTGCTATGCTTGTACAGGATGCTGGCATCGATATTTATCCTCTCGAAGACTTGAACATGGAAGAAGAGATGAATTTGGGTCAGCTGGTTCGAGAAAA GTATGGCACCGAGTTTTATATACTTCACCGTCATCCTTGGTTAATAAGCCACTCCACACCATGCCATGCTATGATGATCCTGCCTACAGTAATTCATTCCATGCTTATATTAGAG GCAAGAGGATCATATCAGGAGCTCAGCGTATCGATAATTTTGAAATGCTCATTGCGCGTGCGCAGATATGTGGAATTGACATGGGGGCCAATCGAGAATACTTTGATGTTTTCAG GGCTGCTGCGCCGCCACATGGGGGCTTCCGAGCGGCACTGGAGGATGTAG
- the LOC120291499 gene encoding uncharacterized protein LOC120291499 isoform X4, which produces MEEEMNLGQLVREKYGTEFYILHRHPWLISHSTPCHAMMILPTVIHSMLILEARGSYQELSVSIILKCSLRVRRYVELTWGPIENTLMFSALMIQTRDVVMVISCGAAAPPHGGFRAALEDVVMSFLGIDEDTYVKATSIAP; this is translated from the exons ATGGAAGAAGAGATGAATTTGGGTCAGCTGGTTCGAGAAAA GTATGGCACCGAGTTTTATATACTTCACCGTCATCCTTGGTTAATAAGCCACTCCACACCATGCCATGCTATGATGATCCTGCCTACAGTAATTCATTCCATGCTTATATTAGAG GCAAGAGGATCATATCAGGAGCTCAGCGTATCGATAATTTTGAAATGCTCATTGCGCGTGCGCAGATATGTGGAATTGACATGGGGGCCAATCGAGAATACTTTGATGTTTTCAG CCTTGATGATCCAAACTCGGGACGTTGTAATGGTGATTTCGTGCGGGGCTGCTGCGCCGCCACATGGGGGCTTCCGAGCGGCACTGGAGGATGTAGTTATGAGCTTCTTGGGTATCGATGAAGACACCTATGTAAAAGCAACAAGTATAGCCCCTTGA